The window GAATCCAAAGAGAATCGGCAATACCGTCTAAATATTCGTCGCGGGTAAAGGCTTGATCCAAGCCGGCGTAAGTTTTTGCTTCGCCCTTAGAATCGAAGACCATCACAGAATCCGGAATTGGTACCGGCGGTTCGCTAAAGACAAGTCCTTTATATGTCGCAGAAATCAGCGGATTTTCTGTAGCGACAACAGACATTATAGCGCTATCGAGCGAAGTTCCGCTCGGATAAAGCATTGTCGAACGGAAGCGAATTTCCGCTTTTCCTTCGACCATTTCGAGAGCAAGACCGCTCACGCCAGCCGAAGAAGTCGCTTCATCCACCATCAAACCATAAGAGCAAGAGGTGCACGGAAGTCCCGTTGTCGGATCGAACATCAACACGTAAGCCTTGTATTCTGCACCGCGATAAAGAATCGAATCCGAGCTGATATTCCAGTTACCGTATGCCGGATTTAATTGTTTTTCGTAGGTCGAATCCATGAAGGCGATTGCAGGGAGAGTAAAGGTCAACGCGAGCTTTTTATTGCGCACCCAAATATTTTTCACAATCGAAGCATTCGTCATCGCCGAAAGCGGAACGGTTGCCCACAGCGTATCAATACCGCGAAGACCCACTTCTTGACGATCCGCATTGGTTAACGCAATCGGAGCTGCGCTATCTGCATAAACCATTAAGCCATCATCAAAGGAAACGGTATATTTTTCGCCGACTGCACTTTCCAAGTCCACATCCAAATTGCCGTCTTCCAAAGCATCGCCGATTGCACCGACATAAACCGGAATACGTATTCCCGCCATTGCCGATGTCTTTACCTGATAAATGTGACCGGTCGAATCCTTACCGTTAGCGATCATCACATCCAAGTTACCAGCGACACGGAGAGTCGCAATCGTGGACTTTTTATTGTTCACCGAAGCGATAAGCTTATAAGTGCCCGAAGGAAGGCCTGCAACCGCTTTCTTATCGATTACCGGCTGATACCAACTTGAAGAGAAGTCTATTGCGCCAAAGAATTTCTTTTGACCTGCAGCATAAGCGGTGCTGAAATACGATTCATCGTAAGTTTCGCCGCTCGCTGTCGTATAAGGCTTGCTTCCCTTCCAGAGAGAATAAGTCAAAGTCACAATGCCTTGCATCTTTTCGTTGCAATACACCTTTTCTTCGGTTGCCGAAGCACCGGAAAGTGCAGCAGCGCAGTCACCAGCACCGGTTTCTTTATAGCAAATGTTGTAACGATCACCGGTTCCCGAATAAGTCGTATCCCTAGAACGTTCCAAACCTTGGCTCTGTTGAATATACATGTTCGTGTTAATGCGAACGTTACTCATCGTCGTTCTGCGGTCGCAGAAGAAGATATCCAAATCGTAGGTTTCGCCTTCGACGAATTTATTGCCATTCTTATCGGTCAAATTATCGAGAACAGCGTAACCAGGTGCAGCCAAGTGCGTTCCACCCAAGTCTACAGCGAGTTTTCCACCGATAAAGACCCAAATATCATCGTCCCCGCGGAAGTTGAAGCGAAGACCCGGCTTATAAACAAACTGCGCATGGCTTTCAAAGCAGAACTGCTGATTGCGTCCCGTTTTCGAAGTCCAACGAGGTGTCCCTGTTGCAGCCGTTTTTTCGGTACCATCCACATAAGACGGCCAACCTGCCGGTTTATTGTCTTGACAAGACCAACCGAGGAAGCAGAATTCTGCCGAAGCCCCTAAACCAAGCCAAGTCTTAATTGCCGGAACATCATCATCACCGTTTGCAAAGCGACCGGAGCAATCGTCAACTCCGCCTTCCCAACCGCCGCCGTTGCAAAGCAAGTCGATTTTTTGTGCATTTTCTACCGGATCCATTTCGCGTAAAAGCGGTCCGACAAACACAGGGCCTTCGGCTAAACGCTTTGTACGAGCCGCCGGAACCGGCGAAGAACCGTAAGAAGTCATCACATCAGCATCGGTTGTCAGTTCTGTCGGATAATAACCACCTTGAGCGGTAACGCCTTCACTTGTATAATAATCGGAATTGAATTCCCATTTGCCATAAGCATCACGGCTAAATGTCAAGTCATGGCAAGTCATTTCGTTCACGCCCGTCGTCGGGTGGAAAAGCTGATTAAAGAAATCTTGATTGATAAAGCAAGTTTCGCCCATACCGCCCATCGCAGCGGTTTTTAGAAGCGGCTTTTTATCGGCGCTAAGCGTATCTTGCACAATATTGTGAGTCACACCAATGCAAGCGTTCACCGCCGCTTGCGCAGTCGCAGCATCCACGCCTTGAGCACCAAATTGGCAGCCTTCGCCCCCTGCGCTATAGCAAGAGAACGCCGGATGCAAAGAAGCATCGGTATCATAAATAATCGCGGCGAGTTTGTAGCTGCAGTTTCCATCTACTGCGGGGTCAGTAATCGAGAAGCCTTTATCCGCTTCGTTCATCGTTTCAGACCACATTCCCGCATCCGAAACAAAATAAAGACTATTGGAATTAAATGAAGTGAAAATATCGTTCATCGGAATCGGAGTCGGAGCAGATCCTGCGCCGTCAAAGCCATCCCAACCGATAATTTCTTCGCGTTCCGAGTCCGAATCGCGGTAAATCGTCACCGCAGACGGAGGAGTTTCATTAAACCAAATGTAATAGAACCAACCGCAGCGATCCGGATCTGTCTTCATCGCAACGCCGGTCACACCGCCATCGGTACTGAGCATCGGAACCGAGCTATTCCAAATCGATTCTTCGGGAGGAAGGAAGTAGAAATACTTTGCGTTAGGAGGATCCGTAGAAATGGCGGTTTTGCCAGCGGTCGTCGGATCTTCGTAAATATAAAGGGTGGATGCCGTACCGAAGTCACTGCAAGTAAACTTATCGCCCTGGTCCCAGCCAGTTTCGTTGTACACGCTTTTTGTAATGCCGTAGTCATTCCAGCCGCCTTCCGATGCGGCAAAGAAGAAGTTATCGGCATACTGAGAACCATATTCCAAAGTATTGATCACATACCAGCCGTCGGAAAGAGATGTAGACGGCAACAAATTAAATGCCCCATCTACCACCAAATACATGGAATTCCAACCACCTGGATTCGCTACATAGATCGTTCCCGAGCAACTGAGCGCCCAAGACGAACCCATTCCAAATAGGAGAGCAAAGCCAAATACAAGCTTTGCAAGCCAGTTTGTGACGTTTTTAGCTTTTTTCATAGTTTCTCCAAAACCAATCGCAGCATCCCAACCACGAGAGTTGCATATGACGACCCAAGAACGGCTTAGCTAAAAGTCGTTCTCATTCGCTTGAAAACTATCCTTTTTTACGAAAAAAGGGTAGTTTTTTCTCTATTTCTCTAAAATTTTACGATTCTGAGTGATAAAAAACGCATTTTTTTGAAATTTAAGCAATTCAAAAGTAGAGAAACAGCACAAAATATTTGAGAATTCTAACTGATTGTGAAAATTTGCCGCAATTCATCGTCGGAAAGTTTTGTAATCCAACTTTCGCCGGTGGCGACCGTCATCTCGGAAATTTTCTTTTTGCTTTCGATAATCGCGTTGATTTTTTCTTCGAAAGTGTCTTTTGTGATTAAACGGTGCACGACGACGCGGCGATTTTGTCCAATTCGATAGGCGCGGTCCGTCGCCTGCGCTTCGACAGCGGGATTCCACCACAAATCGTAATGAATCACTTGTGAAGCACACGTTAAATTGAGACCGGTTCCGCCCGCTTTGAGCGATAAAATTAAAATGCGTTTTTCGGGCAACGATTCAAATTCGGCGATGACTTTTTCGCGGGCAGAAACCGAAAGAGCGCCGTGATAAAAAAGCGCTTCGGTTTTTAAT of the Hallerella porci genome contains:
- a CDS encoding fibro-slime domain-containing protein, coding for MKKAKNVTNWLAKLVFGFALLFGMGSSWALSCSGTIYVANPGGWNSMYLVVDGAFNLLPSTSLSDGWYVINTLEYGSQYADNFFFAASEGGWNDYGITKSVYNETGWDQGDKFTCSDFGTASTLYIYEDPTTAGKTAISTDPPNAKYFYFLPPEESIWNSSVPMLSTDGGVTGVAMKTDPDRCGWFYYIWFNETPPSAVTIYRDSDSEREEIIGWDGFDGAGSAPTPIPMNDIFTSFNSNSLYFVSDAGMWSETMNEADKGFSITDPAVDGNCSYKLAAIIYDTDASLHPAFSCYSAGGEGCQFGAQGVDAATAQAAVNACIGVTHNIVQDTLSADKKPLLKTAAMGGMGETCFINQDFFNQLFHPTTGVNEMTCHDLTFSRDAYGKWEFNSDYYTSEGVTAQGGYYPTELTTDADVMTSYGSSPVPAARTKRLAEGPVFVGPLLREMDPVENAQKIDLLCNGGGWEGGVDDCSGRFANGDDDVPAIKTWLGLGASAEFCFLGWSCQDNKPAGWPSYVDGTEKTAATGTPRWTSKTGRNQQFCFESHAQFVYKPGLRFNFRGDDDIWVFIGGKLAVDLGGTHLAAPGYAVLDNLTDKNGNKFVEGETYDLDIFFCDRRTTMSNVRINTNMYIQQSQGLERSRDTTYSGTGDRYNICYKETGAGDCAAALSGASATEEKVYCNEKMQGIVTLTYSLWKGSKPYTTASGETYDESYFSTAYAAGQKKFFGAIDFSSSWYQPVIDKKAVAGLPSGTYKLIASVNNKKSTIATLRVAGNLDVMIANGKDSTGHIYQVKTSAMAGIRIPVYVGAIGDALEDGNLDVDLESAVGEKYTVSFDDGLMVYADSAAPIALTNADRQEVGLRGIDTLWATVPLSAMTNASIVKNIWVRNKKLALTFTLPAIAFMDSTYEKQLNPAYGNWNISSDSILYRGAEYKAYVLMFDPTTGLPCTSCSYGLMVDEATSSAGVSGLALEMVEGKAEIRFRSTMLYPSGTSLDSAIMSVVATENPLISATYKGLVFSEPPVPIPDSVMVFDSKGEAKTYAGLDQAFTRDEYLDGIADSLWIRYHRPFKLDSLPDSIVVKWSTDTTETVTITTEQIKKAAKTIENGTLYDSILVFSGLSLSTKPQTVNSAATINSWARFKKNGVVANQGFDKSITDKVAPIITRGTISEMSDGLFQVRITFSEPLAYTGENVRSLFMYYLRSAADLVGSAKYKEVLAANANVVDSNVTMFYNTSSGTIPQSGDFVRAKAGELTDANGNALTDYDVVVPSPWMLLEGDAPSTIASIKMGTVTTETDVDAPIIQPYFMGIYDSIGTLAEKYPHTLGYIIRTDMGNILTDPKLDSLIAAGKISIDDVKLHYELDIFTNLGTYVAHKSGSIACSDKEFFGGDCRNNRGYVYLAWDMVTSKGRLAGTGAYIAKLSTHATIPMQGKKGKHNVTQTWGVRRITK